GAAGGCGATCTCGTCCTGTTCGAGACCGGTGCGATCGTCTTCCATATCGCCGAGCGCCACGCGGGCCTGCTGCCGGACGATGCCAATGCCCGCGCGCGTGCGATCACCTGGATGTTTGCCGCGCTCAATACCGTGGAGCCGCCGATCCTTGACCTTGCAACCGCCAGGGTCCTGGAGGGCGACAAGCCCTGGACCCGGGAGCGCCTGCCCCTGGTCGAGGGTCGCATCCGCAATCGGCTGGGCCAACTGTCTGCCCGCCTGGGCAATGCCGGCTGGCTCGATGCCGCGTTCAGCGCGGGCGACCTGATGATGGTGTCGGTGCTGCTCAGGCTGAAACCATCGGGCATCCTCGGCGAATTTTCCAAGCTGGCGGCCTACGTCGCCCGCGGCGAAGCGCGGCCCGCATACCAGCGGCTTTCGCCGCCCAGTTGGCGATCAACGCCGGCAAGCCATCCGCCGGCTGACCGGGTTCTGTCCCGGGCTCGACGCCGTCACATCAGCCGGTCGTAGAACCCCGGCGTGCGGTCCACGCGCAGCCGCGTGAGCTTGCGGTAGCAGATCAGCCAGCGGCCATCGACCTTGCGGTAGTGCTCGGTGTAGTGGCCGTAGCCGTGCAGCGATTCCTCGCGCTCGCCGTCCTGCCACCACAGGTGATCCTCCATCGGCCAGATGCCGGTGGCGGTGGTGTCGGAGGTGAGCTCGATCTCCGGCGTGTGCGCGTGATGCGCGGAGGTGATCGGCGTGCGATG
This window of the Oleomonas cavernae genome carries:
- a CDS encoding glutathione S-transferase family protein, with the protein product MTITITAFERSPDGGKGLARDTRVRWALEEVGQAYEVRLVSFRAMKEPAHLGLHPFGQIPTYEEGDLVLFETGAIVFHIAERHAGLLPDDANARARAITWMFAALNTVEPPILDLATARVLEGDKPWTRERLPLVEGRIRNRLGQLSARLGNAGWLDAAFSAGDLMMVSVLLRLKPSGILGEFSKLAAYVARGEARPAYQRLSPPSWRSTPASHPPADRVLSRARRRHISRS
- a CDS encoding nuclear transport factor 2 family protein, with amino-acid sequence MTETEALLAIEEIRNVFARRLRYMDLKQWDLYGSVHTEDAWSETYGDLPQALQPQSGGVHNKVVGPRALAEAIRHFMEHRTPITSAHHAHTPEIELTSDTTATGIWPMEDHLWWQDGEREESLHGYGHYTEHYRKVDGRWLICYRKLTRLRVDRTPGFYDRLM